One Mycolicibacterium sp. TUM20985 genomic window, ATCATCGTCGCCAATGCACCCGTCAGTTATGGCGCCTTCGAAGTGACCATCGGGATCGACCCGAACGTTCCCGACGGGGACGACATCATGGACCAGGTCAGCGCCGCCGGGTACGCGGGAATCGACCTCGGGCCGGTCGGTTACCTCGGCGCCGCCGACGACCTCAGTGCCAAGCTCGCCAAGCGTGGACTCGGCCTGGCGGGTGCCTACCTCGAATTGCCCTATGCGGATCCGGAGATGCTGGAGAAGACGCTTCCCGAACTCGACGCAATGCTGGACATCTTCGACTCGATCAAACCGCTCGGGCTTGGCCCTGACCCCCGCCCCACTCTTGCAGACCTGGGTGTCGGCGACGGCGCCGACGTCCGGCGGAACAACCCCGGGCTGGGAGCCCGCAACCCGTCGAGCGGATACACCGAAGAGCAGTGGGTGGAGTTCGCGAAGGGTATGGCCGTGGTGGTGGACCGGTGCCGGTCGCGCGGATACCAGCCGGTCTTCCACAATGAGACGGGCACCTTCGTCGAGGCGCCTGCCGAGGTCGAGAGGATGCTGGAGGTCTCCGAAATCGGCCTGTGCATGGACGCGGGCCACTTCCTGCTCGGCGGCGGGGATCCCGTTGAGTACGTGAAGAAGTGGGGCAATCGCATCGACCACGTCCACATCAAGACCGCGGACCTACCGCGGTTCCAGGAGGTGGTGGATCAAGGCTTGCCGACGAACGCGATCTGGGAGCGGGAGGTCTTCCCCAGACTGGGTGAAGGCGCGCTCGACGTCGATGCGTTCCTGGCGGCGCTGCGCGACATCGACTACGCCGGTTGGCTCGTCGTCGAGCAGGACATCTTCCCGACCACCGCGGAACGCTTCGCGCGCGCAGCGGCCGATCAGCGGGCAAACCGGGAATTCCTCAAGGCGCGTGGCTTATGAGTGCGCCCTTCCAATTAGGCCTCGTCGGTGGCGGGCGGATGGGACGTACCCACATGCGGGCCTTGATGGACTCGACGGAAGTGACCGTCGCCGCGGTTACCGAGCCGGTCGAGGCCGCGGCGGCGCAGCTTCGCGAACAGGGAATCGCGGTGTATCCGACTGCCGAGGAGATGTTCGACGCATCGGAGCTCGACGGTGTGCTGATCGCCGTGCCGACACCTCAACACATCGACACAACCCGCATGTCCCTGGCCGCCGGACTACCGGTGTTGTGCGAGAAGCCATTCGGCTTAGTGCCCGAGGAAGCCAGGGCCGCAGGCGAACTCGCCAGCGAACGTGGGCTGGCGTTGCAGATAGCCTACTGGCGCCGGTTCGTACCGCAGCTGGCGTCACTTCGCAGTGATGTGGCCGAGGGCAAGTACGGCGACGTGCACTTCTTGGTGTGCTCACAATGGGACGAGGCGCCGCCGCCGTTGCGCTTCCGCCACGATAGCGGCGGTATCTACGTCGACATGGGAGTGCACGAAATCGACCAGACCCTCTGGCTGCTCGGCCAGGAATTCGGCCAAGTCAAGACGCAGGTGTTTCCGACGACGGAAGACCCAGGGGCTCAGAATGACGTGGACAGTGCGCAAGCGCTGGTGATGCTTTCGGGCGGGACGTCAGCGGTGATATCGCTAGGCCGATTCTACGAAGGAGGCGACATCGTGAGCGTAGAACTCTACGGATCACGTGGTCATACCCGATTCGACGTGGTGTCGCCCGAGACCGGGGAACGACCACAACTGCACGCCTTGAAGCTCCAAGCCGAGGCGTTCGCTCGGCATGCCCGTGGTGCTGCGCAAGAAGGGACGACGGCAGAGGAAGCAGCTCGCGTGCTCGAAAGGGCCCACGGCCTGACCGAAGCTGCAGGCATCGCCGTACTAGGGGCCGCGGCCGGGTAGTCACGTGCCCGTCCACGAAACGACGATCGTGACGTCGTGTCGAACAAACATTGCGAGGCAAGCTCGATGATTGAACCTAGTGAGGACGTCGGCCATGGCAAGAGCTACTACGCCCCACCGCTGCGCGCGGCGATTGTTGGTACGGGAGGGATTTCCCGTATCCACGGATGGCGTTTGCAGGACCTTGGATCGTCGGTAGTGGGCGTCTGCGGACGCAACATCACCAACGCCCGCTCAGTTGCGGACGACTTCGATCAGTCCCGAGATGGCACGTCGCGGGTGGGTGCCTTCGATGACCTCACGGCGATGCTCGACGAGACGAGGCCCGACGTGCTGCACGTCTGCAGCCCGCATGGACTGCACGCGGCACACGCCATCGCAGCGGTTAATCGCGGTATCAACGTGATCATCGAAAAGCCGATGGCGACCGGGGCGGAAGACGCCCGCGCGTTGATCGCGGCCGCCGACGCCGCAGGCGTGACGGCCGCAGTCTGTCTGACCAAGCGTTCCTATCCGATGGTCGCCGACATGCGTGCGCGGATCCTGGCCGGCGAATTGGGGGAGGTGAACGCCGTCCGCGGCGGATTCCTGTCCTGGGACTCGAATCACGATGAATGGAGCTGGAGTTTTGATTCGTCGATAGCCGGAACGTCCTATGCCACCGCCGATCTCGGCGTGCACTGGTTGGATCTCGCCGAATACGTCACCGGCAGGCGGATCACCGAGGTCGACGCTCGGTTCTCCACGCTGCGGCCCATCCGCAACCGCGGCGGCGAACCGATCAAAGTCAAAGCCGAAGACTATGTTCGTCTCTTCCTCGAGTTCAGCGGCGGCCTCGTTGGATCGGCGACATTTTCCGGTGTGACGGCCGGGGAGCCAAACGGCTGCTCACTCGACGTCGACGGCACCGACGGTGGTTTCTACTGGAAGGTCGACCGCCCGAATGAACTCGTTCATCGGCGTACCGACGGATCGGTCGGCACCATCATTCGGAATTCGGACGTGCTTTCACCTGCCGCAGCGCGACTCTCCTTCTCGCCTGCCGGCCACGCCGAGGGCTTCGGCGATGCCTTCCGAAACCTGTTCCGCGACGTCTACTCGGCCATCGGTGGGGCCGACGTCGGCTATCCGACACTTGCCGACGGGCATCGCATGGTTGCCCTCGTCGACGCAATCCAACTCAGCGCCCAGACCCGAAGCACCGTCGGCATCGGCTAGACGGCCATGTCGTCGATTCGACGAGCTGTGCGGCGATGTCTGCGTCGGCGTTTCGCCCGCTGCGCGGTCGCGACGACTAATTTGTCGGGTCACGGGGTATGAATCGCCCTGGTCCTGGTGGAGACTCTCGCTATTGGATTTCGACCAGGGGTTGGTCGGTCCGTTTCGTAGCGTAGAAGATGGCCTCGAACTCGGCGGGCGGTACGTCGTTCAGGTATCCGTGCAGGCGGCTGGTGTTGTGCCAGTGCACCCACCCGAGGGTGGCCAGCTCGACGTGCTCGACGCTCTTCCACGGCCCCGGGCGGGCCGGCCCGTAGATCAGTTCGGACTTGTAGTAGCCGTTCACGGTCTCGGCCAGTGCGTTGTCATAGCTGTCCCCGACGGTCCCGATGGAGGGCACCGCACCGATCTCGGCGAGCCGCTCACCGTACCGAATGGACGTGAACTGCGACCCGGCATCGGAGTGACATCGCAAGCCGCCCAACATGTTTCCACGTGACCACCGGGACATCTCGATCGCATCGAGCACCATCGTGGTCCGCATGTGAGATGCGACTCGCCACCCGACGATCATCCGCGAGTAGGCATCGACGATGAAGCAGACATAGGCCACCCCGGCCCAGGTCGGCACGAACGTCAGATCGGTCACCCACAGCTGATTCGGCCCGTTCGCGGTGAAGTCGCGCTTGACCAGATCGGGATGCCGCGCGGCGGCAGGATCGGGTTTGGTGGTCCGCACCCGCTTGCCGCGGCGGACTCCTTCGATGCCGGCGGCCCGCATCAGTCGGGCGACCTGATCGCGGCCGACGTCGTGCCCGTCACGGCGGGCGGCCTTCCAGAGCTTGCGGGCGCCGTAGACCCGGTAGTTGTCCTCCCATAGCGCCATCAGGGCTGGGCCCATGACGGCGTCGCGTTGGGCCCGCGCGCAGGGCGTGCGGGCCTTGTGCGCGTAGTAGGTGCTCGGGGCCACCTGCACCCCTGCTGATCGCAGGACGGTGCAGATGGGCTCGACCCCGAAGTCGACGCGATTCGCGTCGATGAAGGTGACTACTTCTTGTGTTGGCGGTCGAGCTCCGCCCCGAAGAAACTCGCTGCCCTCTTCAGAATCTCGTTGGCCCGCTTGAGTTCTCGGTTCTCTTGTTCGAGATCCTTGATCCGTTGCGACTCAACGGTGGACACCCCCGGGGCGTGGCCATCGTCGATGTCGGCCTGACGCACCCAGGACCGCACCGACTCGATCCCGTAGCCGAGCTGGCGAGCCACCCGCTGGACCGTCCCGTGATCGGTCCCCAACTCCGCGCGCAACGCCCGGACCATCCGCACCGCGGACGCCTTCTCCTCAGCGCTGTACCTACGTGTCGCGGCTTCCCGGGTGACTGTTCCTTCGGCATGACTCCATCCTCGTTTCCAAGGTCAGGAGCCTCCAGCATTTCCAGGCGATTCAGTAATGGCACTGCTAGGGCGGTTTGCAGTCGACTACAAGCCTCCCTAGCCCTTGATGGTTCCGACCCGCGTGCCACCAAGGGCGTCTCACTTCTCGGCGTCCGTCTGGCGATTCGCTCTTCTGGTCATCGCGGACGAAATAGCTGATCAAATGTGTAAATCCGTTCGCGGGATTCAGGCACTGGTTGACCGTCATGCGCCGCGGGTTTGACTTCGACGGGCCAGGAATGCTGATGAAACCCTGTGAAGCCCGACGGCAGCGTTTCGAAAACAACCACGAGGGCATACCACTGCCACGTTCGGACAATGGTTCGGACACACGAATGAGGAGTTGATTCCATGAGCGGTCTCGACAAGGCCAAGAACAAGATTGACGACCTGGGCGGCCACGCCAAGGAAGCCACGGGCAAGGCCTCCGGTGACAAGAGCACCGAGAACGAGGGCAAGGCCGATCAGGCCAAGGCGAACCTCAAGGACGCTGGCGAAAAGATCAAGGACGTCTTCAAGTAAGCACGCCTTCACGTCGGATATCGGCCTGCTGCCCCGTCGGGGTGGTAGGCCGATCTTCGTGACACCCCCGGTTGGCCGAAAAGACCCGACAATGCCCTGACGAACTGGTAAATTTGCCGACAGCGAACTATTCAGGGGACGACGTGACGGGTTTACTGCTATACGGCTACGTGGCTGGCTGGATCGTGACGTCCGTTCTCGTGGCCGTGTTCGCATGGCGCCTCCGGGACGAGACCGCCCCACCTCCGCACCCACGGTTGCTGGCCCTCCTCGCGGGAGCGGCCTGGCCCGTACTCATCGTGGCGATCGCCGAAGCTGGTGCGGTCGCAATCACCGCCGAGGTCCTGCACGATGATCAGCAACCGCTTCCCGTCGACGCTTGACGCCGACCCTCGACTATTTGCAAAGACCGTCTAAGCTGTTGCCTGTGTGGAAGAAGAAGGTAGCAGCGTCGGCGGCCCTCGTCGTCGCCGTCGTCGGCGGGACGCCCGCTATGGCCGGCGCCGATCCTGGCACGCCAGCCCCGACTCCCCCTGCTGCTCCGAAGACCACGATCGACGCCGACGGCACCTACGCCGTCGGAACCGAGATCGTTCCTGGCGTGTACAGCACCGCCGGACCCATCGGCGAGGGCGCCTGCTTCTGGAGGCGCATCGGCAATCCCGACGGCGCCACCCTGGACAACGCGCTCACCAAGAAGCCGCAGACCGTGCAGATCGATCCGACCGATGCGTCCTTCAAGACCAACGGCTGCCAGCCCTGGCAACTGACCGACGGCGCAGCGCCGCCGCCCCCTTCGGGACTGGCGCCGGCGCTGGCGGGTCTGCAACTGCAGGCCTGGATGGCCCAGCTCAATGCCAGGGCAGCGGCGTCCGGCCAAGCTCCCCCGCCCTGACGCGGGTGACGGGATCCGGCCACACCGGGATCTCTTCGTCTGACACCATCGACGGTATGGCCGACCGCATCGAAGTACAGCGCACCATCGCCGCATCACCCACCGACGTCTTCGCCGTTCTCTGCGATCCCCAGGGTCACGTCGCGATCGACGCGTCGGGGATGCTGCAGAGCGCCGACGGCGAGACGGTCACCGCAGTGGGCGACAGCTTCGTCGTCCACATGGATCGCGAGTCGCTCAACGACTTTCCGATGGGCAAGTACGACGTCACCGTGAACATCACAGAGTTCGAGAAGGACGCGCTGATCGCGTGGACCATCCTGGGCCAAATCCGACCGCAGATCGGCCATGTCTACGGGTACCGCCTGGCGCAGGACGGTGACGCCACCGTCGTCACGTCGTTCTACGACTGGTCCGACATCGATCAGCAGTGGCGCGACGCCAACATCTTCCCCGTGATCTCCGAGAGCGCACTCCGCGCCACGCTCGGCATCCTCGACCGCACCGTGCGCCGGGGCTATCCACGAGGCTGAGGTCCCGTCGTCAACCAGTGGTTGACGCACGCGGCCCGTCAACCTAACGTTGACGCATGAGCCAGCCCCTCAAGATCGCCCACCCCGTCCGACTCGACGACCTCATCGACGCCATCAAGAACGTCCACGACGAACCGCTCGTCCAACTCGAGGACGCCGTCCTCACCGCGGAGTCACTCGGCGAGATCTCCGACCACCTCATCGGCCACTTCGTCGACCAGGCCCGCCGCTCCGGAGCGTCATGGACCGAGATCGGCAAGTGCATGGGCGTGACGAAGCAGGCCGCTCAGAAGCGCTTCGTCCCCAGGCCAGAGGCCAACCCGCTGGCAGCTGGCGACGGTTTCAGCAGGTTCACCCCGCGGGCCCGCAACGTCGTCGTCGAATCTCAGAACGCGGCACACTCCGCGGGAAACGACGAGATCACCCCGGCGCATCTTCTGCTCGCGTTGTTCGTCGACCCCGCATCGTTGGCCGCCCGCCTTCTCGCCGGGCACGACATCGGAGCCGACGATGCTGCGGAGGTCGTGGCACTTCCGCCCCGGGTCGCCGACGTGCCCGCTTTGATACCCTTCAACGGCCCAGCCAAGAA contains:
- a CDS encoding SRPBCC family protein, coding for MADRIEVQRTIAASPTDVFAVLCDPQGHVAIDASGMLQSADGETVTAVGDSFVVHMDRESLNDFPMGKYDVTVNITEFEKDALIAWTILGQIRPQIGHVYGYRLAQDGDATVVTSFYDWSDIDQQWRDANIFPVISESALRATLGILDRTVRRGYPRG
- a CDS encoding sugar phosphate isomerase/epimerase family protein, translated to MSNDSKIIVANAPVSYGAFEVTIGIDPNVPDGDDIMDQVSAAGYAGIDLGPVGYLGAADDLSAKLAKRGLGLAGAYLELPYADPEMLEKTLPELDAMLDIFDSIKPLGLGPDPRPTLADLGVGDGADVRRNNPGLGARNPSSGYTEEQWVEFAKGMAVVVDRCRSRGYQPVFHNETGTFVEAPAEVERMLEVSEIGLCMDAGHFLLGGGDPVEYVKKWGNRIDHVHIKTADLPRFQEVVDQGLPTNAIWEREVFPRLGEGALDVDAFLAALRDIDYAGWLVVEQDIFPTTAERFARAAADQRANREFLKARGL
- a CDS encoding Gfo/Idh/MocA family protein; the protein is MIEPSEDVGHGKSYYAPPLRAAIVGTGGISRIHGWRLQDLGSSVVGVCGRNITNARSVADDFDQSRDGTSRVGAFDDLTAMLDETRPDVLHVCSPHGLHAAHAIAAVNRGINVIIEKPMATGAEDARALIAAADAAGVTAAVCLTKRSYPMVADMRARILAGELGEVNAVRGGFLSWDSNHDEWSWSFDSSIAGTSYATADLGVHWLDLAEYVTGRRITEVDARFSTLRPIRNRGGEPIKVKAEDYVRLFLEFSGGLVGSATFSGVTAGEPNGCSLDVDGTDGGFYWKVDRPNELVHRRTDGSVGTIIRNSDVLSPAAARLSFSPAGHAEGFGDAFRNLFRDVYSAIGGADVGYPTLADGHRMVALVDAIQLSAQTRSTVGIG
- a CDS encoding Clp protease N-terminal domain-containing protein, with the translated sequence MSQPLKIAHPVRLDDLIDAIKNVHDEPLVQLEDAVLTAESLGEISDHLIGHFVDQARRSGASWTEIGKCMGVTKQAAQKRFVPRPEANPLAAGDGFSRFTPRARNVVVESQNAAHSAGNDEITPAHLLLALFVDPASLAARLLAGHDIGADDAAEVVALPPRVADVPALIPFNGPAKKVLELTFREAVRMGHNYIGTEHVLLALLEAEGDDGPLRRLGLDKDGIEAEITDVLRSLTDQ
- a CDS encoding CsbD family protein, coding for MSGLDKAKNKIDDLGGHAKEATGKASGDKSTENEGKADQAKANLKDAGEKIKDVFK
- a CDS encoding Gfo/Idh/MocA family protein, with protein sequence MGRTHMRALMDSTEVTVAAVTEPVEAAAAQLREQGIAVYPTAEEMFDASELDGVLIAVPTPQHIDTTRMSLAAGLPVLCEKPFGLVPEEARAAGELASERGLALQIAYWRRFVPQLASLRSDVAEGKYGDVHFLVCSQWDEAPPPLRFRHDSGGIYVDMGVHEIDQTLWLLGQEFGQVKTQVFPTTEDPGAQNDVDSAQALVMLSGGTSAVISLGRFYEGGDIVSVELYGSRGHTRFDVVSPETGERPQLHALKLQAEAFARHARGAAQEGTTAEEAARVLERAHGLTEAAGIAVLGAAAG